TATTGTGTAATCAAGtagtatttgatttacacttataAGTATTTACTCCAGAAAAATgctttttaaaatcatattttttttaaaacaaaatgagtatttttattttatttttataaaaagtaTTTATCTAAAAAGTTACTTACAGTTAGTAATTCTTGATTGCTTTTAGATAAATACTTCACTTTCTGAAAGTGGCTCGTGATAATAATTTTTGGTCATAAGTAGTAAAGCGTAGGTGTGAAATAAATAAATGGCTTTTGGAGGGTCTACCCAATTAACAGAAATTTCTGGATGAATAGAATAATAATGAGGGCACATGCATGAACCTcaaatgaataaaatatgatactCAGAACACCCCATGTGATCTTTTAACAATCATTCATTCATAAACTTCAATTTTCTCCTTCAATTCAACACCCTCCCTCTTCCCTCTTCCCAACCCTTGGTTGTTTTGCTCATCACCCTTCTTAAAATTTAAGCATAACACTCTCCAATGCTAAAACCCTACCTCGTTGCACCATCCAAAACCTCAGGCCCCCTACTCATAACCataagatatatgtatatatagcatggCGGGTGTGGTCCCCACCACTTGCACCAACCTAGACCATCCGATCAATCTCACCCATCCAATGGCTGTGCTTCTCTGCAGATTGAGAAGCCTGCACAGGGCCCCACGCCCACGCAGGCAGGCTTCTTTATCAATTCACCCTTTCAGATCGAGCGCCAATCCGATGCCTGGCCTCTTCATCAGACCAAATCACCACCGTCCAATTAAATGACCCCCCCTTCCATTTTCCTTCCTGTGGGCTGTGCTATGCTCTCCCATGTGATCTCACACTCTCTCTAGAGAATATTCGCTCAGACTCATCTGCAGCCTATCACGCGGAacgccatctctctctctctcttgaatgAACGGAAGAAAGGGTTTTAAGAAGGTGGCAGAGGTGGTTGAAAATTTAAAAACTGAAAGAAAAGAGAATTTAATTACTTTCACTGAGAAAAACCAGTCCAAGGGAAAGCTACAAGAGACTTTAATTGTTGCCAAGGTGGTAATCCGAGTGGGTACTGTTCTCCGATATTCAGGCGGCGTCGCCGGTTGCCGACAACCGTGGGGCCGCCGTCAGCACACTTCGAAATCTtgatgatggtggtggtggtggtggtggtgatggtACAGCTGCTGTTGCTGCTTCTGCTCTTGCTCTTGCCGGAGAATCTCCTTCTGCCGCCGCAGCTCCATCACCTTCCGGTGCGAGTTCGAGTGCTGAGTCAACACGAAGGTCGGACTCGCCGCGGGTCGGTACTCCGGAACGAGTCGGCCCGACTTGAACCGTACGCCGCATGCATTGCACAGCGTTTTGGGTCCCAGTGGTCCCGCGCGCCACTGCGGCGTCTTCTCTGAGGCGCAGTGCGCGCACCTGCGCACTCCCTCAGACGTCATCTTCCCCGGCGACGACTGCTCCCCGGCCATCGACGACGACGAATCCTGCGAGGGGTCTTTCTTCTTTGTACTGTTTCTGCTGCTAGTCGTCACCGTCGTGGTTTTCCCGGCTGTCGGATTACTTTCAGATTCGGAAGAGGAAAACCAGGAGGTGTTGGCCGACGCCGGTCTGGTCCGCTTGCTGCGAGACCTCCCGTGAAATGACGCTTCCGACCGGGCGTTCGCTGCTCCGTCGAACTCGTTCGCCGGGAAATCGGTAAACGAGTCCTCCACAAACTGCGAGAGCCACTCGAGCTGCGCGGCGTCGTCGTTCTACACAGAACCCGCACCAAAAAGATAAAGaataaaattcagaaaaatttcacaaaaaatttaGAAGGGGGGAAAAATGGGGGCAGTCAAGAAAACAAGCAGGATCCTCAAGTCGGTGATAATTAATTTATAATGCGCTTATACATAAATGGGGCTTACAGGAACACAAAGGTCGGTGGTGAAGTCGGTAGAAGAAATGGGATTAGTAAAGTCGCGGTGGACAACCGCGGCGGAGGAGCGGTTACCGGACGAGTTCTCCGGCGGAGGGTTGTAGCCGGAGTCGGTGGGCGAGGCAGAGAAGAGCTCGTCGTTGGAGAAATCAAGAAGGTCATCAATGCGAAACAAGCTGTCCTGCGCTGGGTTTCCGTACATGTCCATCCCCACCGGCACCGGCCAACAGTAAACCCACgcagagagagaatgagagagagagagaaatttgtggGCTCTCTGAGTTCTCTCACTCTCAGCCTTCAGCTGTGGAgtgggaagagagagagagagagagaaatttgtggGCTCTCTGAGTTCTCTCTCACTCTCAGCTTTCAGCTGTGGAGtggggagggagggagagagagagagagagagaaggggcgAGAGGGGTTAAGAGGGTTTTATACATGTAGGACATTGATATTTAATAGGGTGGGGCGGGGGGCAAAGGAACGTGGGAGGAGTGACCATGCAGTGGGGGCTTCTTCACACTCCACACTAACACTAACACTAATTTGTATCGTTTTGTGTTGATGACACCGCGGGGTACATCGACTCTTTCATGCAATCCCATTGACAGATGGCCACGCATGCATCCTCGCTTCTCCTTCTTCATTATACATCTGTTCCCCTTCCCTCACCCACCTGCATGCTAATTTCTTTGATCCTCTCATTAATTCCTGTTTAGGTTCTCAAATAATATATGTAGATCGAGAAACAAAATTTAGATAACAGTTAACTAAATACATGAAATAAGGAAAACATTGTTGAGCATTTGCAAAATATCTTCAGCAAATCAAGGTAAGAGGTAATCCAAATCAACACTTGATTTGAAATGGTCAAAAGTCTAAGTCAAAATAGCAACCTATTTTTGCCAGGCCTGAAACTATGCATGCATGAGCTTAATTTCCCCCCTTTGCCTAATGACTGCATGCTTTACAATCAGCTAACACAGTTTTGGACTAAGCTAATAC
This region of Malania oleifera isolate guangnan ecotype guangnan chromosome 10, ASM2987363v1, whole genome shotgun sequence genomic DNA includes:
- the LOC131166964 gene encoding GATA transcription factor 4; amino-acid sequence: MDMYGNPAQDSLFRIDDLLDFSNDELFSASPTDSGYNPPPENSSGNRSSAAVVHRDFTNPISSTDFTTDLCVPNDDAAQLEWLSQFVEDSFTDFPANEFDGAANARSEASFHGRSRSKRTRPASANTSWFSSSESESNPTAGKTTTVTTSSRNSTKKKDPSQDSSSSMAGEQSSPGKMTSEGVRRCAHCASEKTPQWRAGPLGPKTLCNACGVRFKSGRLVPEYRPAASPTFVLTQHSNSHRKVMELRRQKEILRQEQEQKQQQQLYHHHHHHHHHHQDFEVC